The following coding sequences lie in one Vanessa tameamea isolate UH-Manoa-2023 chromosome 17, ilVanTame1 primary haplotype, whole genome shotgun sequence genomic window:
- the LOC113400303 gene encoding serine/threonine-protein kinase mTor-like → MISHQVSDLILGLKSRHTETRHKAIRELVHFVKTDLREMSQESLTQAFDEFNQQIHLLTSSYDSNDKKAGILTIVCLISGDSEAHKTRINRYAQYLRNIFPLNDINILELAAKSMGRIATTLGIKRGEFVELEIKRAFEWLAEERNEGKRLSACFILRELAIAMPSYFFQHINGFFNYIMLPLRDPKEQVREAAGKALRAAFVVTAQREIPEQSNKAHWYIQCYEEAMASFTDTMARERVLCRDDHVHGALLIFNELLRCSNSNWEKKYTALMQKLDSEQEITEEISSLNRKNHPLSYYNYDERNQCISIFESSICKKLITEKYDKIAIDVMAQQISRSHSVHQMLLLIIPRLSAFNREAFARKHLKSTINHLITFLRGREKEKAMAFTTLGLICVAMEDDIQQYLSRIIEIIKVTLPLKDVPKKRNGTETPLLNCVTLLGIAMKENVSNEIRELLDPICATGLSPQLTTCLKELSQSLPSLKKEITDRLLHILSLILRKKPYISSNTESPSMLMLSTALLIEPHDAVKLVLALHTLGTFDFEWNNTLMSFIRRCTDHYLQCEQQDVRLETIKTVAKLLIKAIERSAYTNSRTLNSLIDESLGKLLSIGHSDFDHEVRYRVLEIFTNPIFDKYLAIEEHLSCLFVAINDSNTDVSELALCIVGRLSNINPSYTTPALRQLFVQILMELQYSESSRNKEQSLRMVNNIISHAPRLTRQFVDTILKVLVPKLTESESNSVMISTILKAIGDLVEVNGGGNALVQWLPDLISVQLEILSDPNQLEKRSVALWSFGQVISAIGYVVTPYMEFPTLMDMLLNLLKTEQHARDRREIIRVLGLLGALDPYKHRINQGLIDFQTVSTLIPITDTASTHDNFDINVSEMLVSMSPLVLDEFYPAIAVTSLMRILRDPLLAQHHTSVVHSVTYIFQTLGIKCVPYISRVTPSLLYVIRTTDNHNFREFLFTKLAIIISVVKIHIRAYLEEIFDLIKEYWTPDSQLQNTLILLVEHITVAIGTEFKIYLRKILPNILRVLKCDNSKDKILTEKLLLAIQKFENNLDDVLLSIVPTITGLFDGRNIPISISKLAMETIEHLSMYLNFRPFSAMIIQALAKVLENSPTLRQTAMNTLCALIVQLGRQYIDYIPSVDRILVKNKIQSPNYIVLVTRLQVISTLASDDDYLDETRLRLRNLKTDVVSNSDHQAIQKLTLNVDKLRKCWLVNNLISKEDWLEWLRQLSVGFLTESNSPAMRACSSLAQNYPQLASDLFNAAFMSCWTELGEEPRYELVAALERALSVPDVPELALAVLNLAEFLEHCEKGALPISIKLLGDTAITCRAYAKALYYKEEEYRRNPSTQVVEALIHINNKLQQKESANGLLEKVIMQKNNGDCSLNVHVRWYEKLHNWDQALDLYSKKLEIEPQDVESRMGMMRCLEAMGEWRKLYNITTEQWDSMADDNKNKSAKMAAAASWGLQEWDSMKKYVQCIPEDNQEGAFYRAILSIHQGQWSESRHYVDLARNLLDAELSAVVGESYQRAYGALVNAQLLTELEEVVTYKLVEERRSILHRTWWTRLQGGQRLVEDWRKMLQIRSLVLTPREDFQTWLKFASLCRKTGAISQAHKIVLSILGSDPVTNPDVLLHAQDPRIVLAYSKNLWDVGNKRYAYDVLQRLVDTSKPDNEDQCRLLARCHLKLGSWCESLQEINELSIPEILRNYNEAIILAPEWYKACHAWACMNFETVLFYKQQDNISESSIAGSSSEKKISRAEFINSYTIPAIEGFFKSISLSNGNSLQDTLRLLTLWFDHGHHPAIYDALFEGVRQIDVKIWLQVIPQLIARIDSPRSLVAKLVHILLIDIGKTHPQALVYPLTVATKSSFVTRKSAANYILKTMSTHSHRLVNEAAIISEELIKVAMLWHDQVYTALDDASRLYYSEKDYRGMFRTLDKMHAMLDRPPETLKEVSFLQMYGRDLQEAHRWCELYKESNEERFLNEAWDLYCHVVRRIGQQVRSPTSLELQYVSRRLHNCRDLELAVPGSYVPDQRLIRIATIDTHLQVIKSKQRPRRLTIRGSDGKQYMFLLKGHEDLRQDERVMQLFGLVNTLLQVDTSTNRHDLAIQRYAVVPLSPNSGLIGWVPQCDTLYNLVSDYRDKKSNKLTLTKEQQIMMSMASDYQKLMLKHKVEVFEYTLSQTPGNDLSRLLWLKSPSAEAWFERRTNYTRSLAVMSMVGYILGLGDRHPSNIMLHRVTGKVLHIDFGDCFEVTQTRERFPEKIPFRLTRMLIDAMEVTGIEGTYRFTCESVMHVLHKHRDSVMAVLEAFVYDPLLNWRLIDNEKHSITESTFSSDIDSSYSLPSRSRNHLHYESLEMPAESNLNKRALAILNRIRDKLTGRDFPHIEAVVSVPKQVDLLIKIATNNENLCQCYMGWCPFW, encoded by the exons ATGATCAGCCATCAAGTTTCGGATTTGATATTGGGCTTAAAATCTCGACACACTGAGACTCGACATAAAGCCATTCGAGAGCTTGTGCACTTTGTAAAAACTGACCTGCGAGAAATGTCTCAAGAATCATTAACACAAGCTTTCGATGAGTTTAATCAACAAATACATCTTCTAACTTCAAGCTATGATAGCAACGACAAAAAGGCTGGAATATTGACTATAG tttgcTTAATCAGTGGTGATTCTGAGGCTCACAAAACAAGAATAAACAGATATGCTCAATACTTGAGAAACATATTTcctttaaatgatataaatattttagaactaGCTGCCAAATCAATGGGGCGAATTGCCACAACACTAGGTATAAAAAGAGGTGAATTTGTTGAACTTGAAATAAAGAGAGCTTTTGAGTGGCTGGCTGAAGAAAGAAATGAAGGAAAAAGACTGTCAGCCTGTTTTATATTGAGAGAACTTGCAATTGCTATgccttcatatttttttcagcaCATTAATGGTTTTTTCAACTATATTATGCTACCGCTACGTGATCCTAAAGAGCAAGTTAGAGAAGCAGCTGGAAAGGCTCTAAGAGCTGCATTTGTTGTTACCGCCCAAAGAGAAATACCTGAACAAAGTAACAAGGCTCATTGGTATATACAGTGCTATGAGGAGGCCATGGCTTCATTTACTGACACAATGGCAAGGGAAAGAGTTTTATGCAGAGATGATCATGTGCATGGAGccttgttaatttttaatgaacttcTTAGATGTTCAAATTCAAATTGGGAGAAAAAATACACAGCACTTATGCAAAAACTGGACTCCGAACAAGAAATAACTGAAGAGATTAGCAGTTTAAATCGAAAAAATCATCCACTATCATATTACAATTATGATGAACGAAATCAATGTATTAGCATTTTTGAATCTAGTATCTGTAAAAAGTTAATAACcgaaaaatatgataaaatcgCTATTG atgTTATGGCACAGCAAATATCTAGATCCCACAGTGTACATCAAATGCTTCTGTTAATAATACCAAGATTGTCTGCATTTAATAGAGAAGCATTTGCAAGGAAGCATTTAAAATCTACAATAAACCACCTGATTACGTTTTTGAGAGGTAGAGAAAAAGAGAAAGCAATGGCTTTCACAACTTTAGGGCTGATATGTGTTGCAATGGAAGATGACATTCAGCAATATTTATCgagaattattgaaataataaaagtgaCTTTACCACTTAAAGATGTACCAAAGAAAAGGAATGGAACAGAAACCCCTCTGTTAAACTGTGTAACATTGTTAGGTATAGCAATGAAGGAAAatgtttcaaatgaaataagaGAGCTTTTAGATCCCATTTGTGCCACTGGGTTGAGCCCACAATTGACAACATGTCTTAAGGAACTCAGTCAAAGTTTAccatctttaaaaaaagaaataactgATAGATTACTTCACATTTTATCtctaatattaagaaaaaaacctTACATTTCCAGCAATACAGAGTCTCCCTCAATGCTAATGTTATCAACAGCATTGTTAATTGAGCCACATGATgctgttaaattagttttagcTCTACACACTCTTGGTACTTTTGATTTTGAGTGGAACAATACACTTATGTCTTTTATTAGAAGATGTACAGATCATTATTTGCAGTGTGAACAGCAAGACGTACGCTTGGAAACTATAAAAACTGTGGCTAAATTGCTTATTAAAGCCATTGAAAGAAGTGCATACACAAATTCGCGAACTTTAAATTCTTTGATTGATGAATCTCTAGGCAAACTTTTGTCAATTGGTCATTCAGATTTTGATCACGAGGTTCGCTATAGAGTGCTTGAAATTTTTACTAATCCAATATTTGATAAGTACTTGGCCATCGAAGAACATCTCAGCTGTCTTTTTGTCGCAATCAATGATTCAAACACTGATGTAAGTGAATTAGCTTTGTGTATTGTTGGTAGATTGAGCAACATTAATCCAAGTTATACTACACCAGCATTGCGTCAActttttgttcaaattttaatGGAACTGCAGTACTCAGAATCAAGTCGAAATAAGGAGCAATCACTGAGAATggttaacaatattatttctcaTGCTCCAAGATTGACTCGACAATTTGTAGATACCATTCTTAAGGTGCTTGTGCCCAAACTGACAGAGAGTGAGAGTAATTCTGTTATGATATCGACGATTCTAAAAGCTATAGGCGACTTGGTAGAAGTGAATGGAGGAGGCAATGCCTTGGTACAGTGGTTACCTGATTTAATTTCAGTACAGCTTGAAATACTTTCGGATCCAAATCAACTAGAAAAAAGAAGTGTAGCATTGTGGTCATTCGGTCAAGTTATCAGTGCTATTGGATATGTAGTTACGCCATACATGGAGTTTCCTACTTTAATGGATATGCTactaaatcttttaaaaactgAACAACATGCAAGAGATAGGCGAGAAATTATTCGTGTTTTGGGTCTTTTAGGTGCCTTAGATCCCTACAAACATAGGATTAATCAAGGATTAATTGACTTTCAAACAGTATCCACTTTAATACCTATAACTGATACGGCTTCCACTCacgataattttgatataaatgtcAGTGAAATGCTTGTCAGTATGTCGCCACTAGTTTTGGACGAATTCTACCCTGCTATTGCCGTTACATCCCTGATGCGTATATTACGTGATCCACTTCTAGCACAGCACCATACCAGTGTAGTTCATTctgttacttatatatttcaaactttGGGTATTAAATGTGTCCCCTATATATCGCGTGTTACACCCAGCCTCCTGTATGTGATTCGTACAACTGATAACCACAACTTCAGGGAGTTCCTTTTCACAAAACTGgcaataattatttcagtagTTAAGATCCATATACGGGCGTATTTGGaagaaatatttgatttaattaaagaatattggACGCCAGATAGTCAGCTACAAAACACGCTCATTTTATTAGTCGAACATATAACTGTAGCTATTGGAACTGAATTCAAGATATATCTTCGAAAGATATTACCAAATATCTTAAGAGTACTAAAATGTGACAACAGCAAGGATAAAATTTTAACAGAAAAGCTATTGTTGGCCATACAAaagtttgaaaacaatttagatGATGTCCTCTTGTCAATAGTGCCAACTATTACTGGGCTATTCGATGGTAGAAATATTCcgatatcaatatcaaaattggCAATGGAGACTATAGAACACTTGTCtatgtatttgaattttagACCGTTTTCGGCAATGATAATACAAGCACTTGCAAAAGTCTTGGAGAATAGTCCAACTCTGCGCCAAACGGCAATGAACACTCTCTGTGCACTTATTGTTCAACTGGGACGGCAGTATATAGACTACATTCCCTCTGTTGATCgaattttggtaaaaaataaaattcagtcaCCCAATTACATTGTACTTGTAACGAGACTACAAGTGATTTCGACATTAGCTTCAGATGATGATTACTTAGATGAAACCAGATTAAGATTACGAAATCTAAAAACGgat GTCGTAAGCAACAGTGATCACCAAGCTATACAGAAGCTGACACTAAATGTAGATAAACTGCGAAAATGTTGGTTGGTTAACAATCTCATATCTAAGGAAGATTGGTTAGAATGGCTACGTCAATTAAGTGTCGGATTTCTTACTGAATCAAATAGCCCTGCTATGCG AGCATGTTCGAGCTTAGCACAAAATTATCCTCAATTAGCAAGTGATCTATTCAATGCTGCATTTATGTCTTGTTGGACTGAGCTGGGTGAGGAGCCTAGGTATGAATTAGTGGCAGCCTTAGAACGGGCCCTTTCAGTCCCCGACGTGCCCGAGCTGGCTCTGGCTGTGCTTAACTTAGCGGAATTCCTGGAACATTGCGAAAAAGGCGCTTTGCCTATATCTATTAAACTTCTCGGTGACACTGCAATCACTTGTAGGGCATACGCAAAAGCTCTATACTATAAG gaAGAAGAATATAGGAGAAATCCTTCCACACAAGTTGTTGAGGctcttattcatataaataataaattacaacaaaaagaATCGGCTAATGGTTTATTGGAAAAAGTGATAATGCAGAAAAATAATGGCGACTGTTCGTTGAACGTTCATGTTCGCTGGTATGAAAAGTTACACAATTGGGATCAGGCATTGGACCTTTACAGTAAGAAGCTAGAAATAGAACCGCAAGATGTCGAGTCGAGGATGGGTATGATGCGTTGCTTGGAGGCCATGGGTGAATGGCGGAAATTGTATAACATAACTACTGAGCAGTGGGATTCAATGGCAGatgataacaaaaataagtCTGCAAAAATGGCTGCAGCCGCATCTTGGGGTCTTCAGGAGTGGGATTCTATGAAAAAATACGTACAGTGTATCCCAGAAGACAACCAGGAAGGAGCATTTTACAGAGCAATTTTGTCCATACACCAAGGACAGTGGTCGGAATCGAGACACTACGTTGACTTAGCAAGGAATTTGTTAGATGCTGAATTGTCAGCCGTTGTTGGAGAAAGCTATCAAAGAGCGTATGGAGCATTGGTAAATGCCCAACTATTGACGGAACTGGAAGAAGTAGTAACGTATAAACTTGTAGAAGAAAGGAGGAGTATCTTACACCGAACTTGGTGGACGAGGCTTCAGGGCGGTCAACGTTTAGTTGAGGATTGGCGAAAAATGCTTCAAATACGCAGCTTAGTATTAACCCCGCGCGAAGATTTTCAGACTTGGTTAAAGTTTGCGTCACTTTGTAGAAAAACGGGTGCAATAAGTCAAGCGCATAAAATAGTTCTTTCAATATTAGGTAGCGATCCGGTGACTAACCCTGACGTATTACTACATGCACAAGATCCTAGAATCGTTTTAGCATACAGCAAAAATTTGTGGGATGTTGGAAATAAACGCTACGCTTATGATGTATTACAAAGGCTCGTAGACACATCTAAGCCAGATAATGAAGATCAGTGTAGATTGCTTGCACGGTGCCATTTAAAACTTGGCTCCTGGTGTGAATCTCTTCaagaaattaatgaactttCTATTCCGGAAATTTTGAGGAATTATAATGAAGCTATTATTCTAGCCCCTGAGTGGTATAAGGCCTGCCACGCGTGGGCTTGTATGAACTTCGAAACTGTTTTGTTCTACAAACAACAAGACAATATTTCGGAGAGTAGTATAGCCGGTAGCTCGAGTGAGAAAAAGATATCACGTGCAGAGTTTATCAACAGCTATACTATACCAGCTATTGAAGGTTTCTTCAAATCCATTAGTCTATCAAATGGAAACTCTCTTCAAGATACATTGAGACTACTCACGCTGTGGTTCGATCATGGCCATCATCCAGCAATATATGATGCGTTATTCGAGGGTGTCAGACAGATTGACGTTAAAATATGGTTACAAGTGATACCGCAACTAATAGCACGAATAGATTCGCCAAGAAGTTTAGTTGCTAAATTGGTGCACATTCTACTCATAGATATTGGAAAAACGCATCCGCAGGCGTTGGTTTACCCTTTGACTGTCGCTACTAAATCTTCCTTTGTCACGAGAAAATCTGCCgcaaattatattcttaaaactaTGAGTACTCATTCACATAGGCTAGTTAACGAGGCTGCTATTATATCAGAGGAATTAATCAAAGTAGCCATGTTATGGCACGATCAAGTTTACACCGCACTGGACGACGCTTCGAG gtTGTACTACAGTGAGAAAGATTATAGGGGAATGTTTCGCACCCTCGATAAAATGCACGCGATGCTCGATCGTCCGCCGGAGACTTTGAAGGAGGTTTCTTTTCTACAAATGTACGGGCGAGATCTACAGGAGGCGCATCGGTGGTGCGAATTGTACAAG GAAAGCAACGAGGAGCGGTTTCTGAACGAGGCGTGGGACCTGTACTGCCACGTGGTGCGGCGCATCGGCCAGCAAGTGCGCTCGCCCACGTCGCTGGAGCTGCAGTACGTGAGTCGCCGCCTGCACAACTGCCGCGACCTGGAGCTGGCCGTGCCCGGCTCCTACGTGCCCGACCAGCGCCTCATACGCATCGCCACCATCGACACGCACTTGCAG GTGATCAAATCGAAACAGCGGCCTCGTCGTCTGACCATTCGAGGTTCCGATGGGAAACAGTACATGTTCCTTCTGAAGGGTCACGAAGATTTGCGTCAGGACGAAAGGGTCATGCAGCTGTTCGGACTCGTCAACACGCTCCTCCAGGTGGACACGAGCACTAATAGACATGACCTTGCCATACAGAGGTATGCAGTCGTACCTCTGTCTCCTAACTCGGGATTGATCGGTTGGGTGCCGCAGTGCGACACGCTATACAATTTAGTCAGTGACTACAGAGATAAAAAGTCGAATAAGTTGACTCTAACCAAGGAACAGCAGATCATGATGAGCATGGCGTCTGACTACCAGAAATTAATGCTGAAACATAAG gtGGAAGTTTTTGAATACACACTTTCTCAGACACCTGGAAATGATCTGTCGCGGCTTCTTTGGTTGAAGAGTCCATCAGCGGAGGCATGGTTCGAACGACGCACGAATTACACGCGATCGCTGGCGGTTATGAGCATGGTGGGCTACATATTGGGACTCGGAGATCGGCATCCCTCTAACATCATGCTGCATAGAGTGACCGGCAAAGTTCTTCATATAGATTTCGGAGACTGTTTCGAAGTCACGCAAACTAGAGAAAGGTTTCCAGAGAAGATTCCGTTTAGATTGACAAGAATGTTAATCGATGCAATGGAG GTAACTGGAATAGAAGGCACGTATCGTTTTACATGCGAGTCGGTGATGCATGTTCTTCACAAGCATAGAGATAGCGTCATGGCGGTCCTTGAAGCATTTGTCTATGACCCGTTGCTCAACTGGAGACTAATAGATAACGAAAAGCACTCTATCACGGAGTCTACTTTCTCCTCAGATATAGATTCCTCTTACTCCCTTCCAAGCAGAAGCCGTAACCATTTACACTATGAGTCTTTGGAAATGCCGGCCGAATCTAATCTCAATAAACGCGCATTGGCTATATTGAACAGAATACGAGACAAATTGACTGGGAGGGACTTCCCTCACATAGAAGCAGTAGTCAGTGTACCGAAACAAGTGGATCTCTTGATAAAAATTGCTACGAACAATGAAAACTTGTGTCAGTGTTATATGGGGTGGTGCCCGTTTTGGTGA
- the LOC113400306 gene encoding cytidine deaminase-like: MDNFKTVDFSSLGEEIKSLLREAVEIRKRAYCPYSNFAVGAAILTEDGSKVYTGCNIENSTLTPCICAERAAVPKAVCDGYVNFKAVAVVAYQKDSFTAPCGVCRQTLSEFCGSDGDIQVYLGKPTLDKVLCTKLSELLPLSFVSYKKDSVIEN; the protein is encoded by the exons ATGGATAATTTCAAAACTGTCGACTTCAGTTCTTTGG GCGAAGAAATAAAAAGTCTATTACGAGAAGCCGTGGAGATTCGAAAACGAGCTTACTGTCCATACTCGAATTTCGCAGTGGGTGCAGCGATTCTCACAGAAGATGGTTCAAAAGTATATACAGGATGTAACATAGAAAATTCAACGCTCACGCCATGTATCTGCGCAGAGAGAGCGGCTGTACCAAAAGCTGTTTGCGACGGCTATGTGAATTTCAAAGCAGTGGCAGTGGTCGCCTATCAGAAGGACAGCTTCACGGCGCCCTGCGGTGTGTGTAGACAAACTCTAAGCGAATTCTGTGGTTCCGATGGTGACATTCAAGTGTATTTGGGCAAACCAACTTTGGACAAAGTCTTGTGTACGAAGTTATCTGAATTGTTACCACTTTCATTCGTCAGTTACAAAAAAGACAGTGTTATTGAGAACTGA